A single Denticeps clupeoides chromosome 7, fDenClu1.1, whole genome shotgun sequence DNA region contains:
- the foxj1a gene encoding forkhead box protein J1-A: protein MMSMSCADPWPEGSVGLEEEVVTAATQAEELDQIGSVPADTSANLDDSLTSLQWLQEFSIVNASGAPQVAHHHSHLFGPHQQLVGIDAPASPLAGDPASMGMPLTPGKPTAAAFCRGPLASLGAYGHCPDEVDYKTNPHVKPPYSYATLICMAMQASKKTKMTLSCIYKWITDNFCYFRHADPTWQNSIRHNLSLNKCFIKVPRQKDEPGKGGFWKIDPQYAERLLSGAHKKRRMPPVQINPAIQSRLRMASQPVAGLPIGLPGLTGALCVTPESQQLLREFEEAIGLGHNRDPHLTEATLLGGWVSGKLGSGGHKRKLSQFGRIGSASAAAKAARRCSSPLLCAEEHRELGPLKGNFDWDALLDSALSGELSLDEVGPLSPIPHSAEDLTVVGTHISPMEVSVSLDDSGHMITQTPCSDPGSQGDFDDETFLATAFLQNPWPEEEEDGARVDFLCSSSETIDQLFDLGDPLAGDIGSKIESLL from the exons ATGATGTCCATGAGCTGTGCCGACCCCTGGCCGGAGGGCTCCGTAggcctggaggaggaggtggtgacCGCGGCCACCCAGGCCGAAGAGCTGGACCAGATCGGCAGTGTCCCCGCCGACACCTCGGCCAACCTGGACGACAGCCTGACCAGCCTGCAGTGGCTGCAGGAGTTCTCCATCGTGAACGCCAGCGGGGCTCCGCAGGTGGCGCACCACCACAGCCACCTGTTCGGGCCCCACCAGCAGCTGGTGGGAATCGACGCCCCCGCCTCGCCACTGGCCGGAGACCCGGCCTCCATGGGGATGCCCCTGACGCCCGGCAAGCCGACGGCGGCCGCGTTTTGCCGCGGCCCTCTCGCCAGCCTAGGCGCCTACGGCCACTGCCCAGACGAGGTGGACTACAAGACCAACCCGCACGTGAAACCGCCATATTCTTATGCCACGCTGATCTGCATGGCCATGCAGGCCAGCAAGAAGACCAAGATGACACTCTCCTGCATCTACAAGTGGATCACTGACAACTTCTGCTACTTCAGGCACGCAGACCCCACCTGGCAG AACTCCATTCGCCACAACTTGTCCCTCAACAAGTGCTTCATCAAAGTCCCACGGCAGAAGGATGAACCTGGGAAGGGCGGCTTCTGGAAGATCGACCCGCAGTACGCCGAGCGCCTACTGAGCGGCGCCCACAAGAAGCGGCGAATGCCGCCGGTGCAGATCAACCCGGCCATTCAGAGCCGCCTCAGGATGGCCTCGCAGCCGGTGGCCGGTCTCCCTATCGGCCTTCCTGGACTTACAGGAGCCCTCTGTGTGACCCCCGAGAGCCAGCAGCTCCTGAGGGAGTTTGAAGAAGCCATAGGCTTGGGGCACAACCGGGACCCGCATCTCACCGAGGCAACACTGCTTGGTGGGTGGGTTTCAGGCAAGCTGGGTTCTGGCGGGCACAAACGAAAGTTGTCACAGTTCGGCAGGATTGGGTCGGCATCAGCAGCAGCCAAAGCAGCCCGGCGGTGCAGCTCTCCGCTCCTCTGTGCTGAGGAGCATCGAGAGCTTGGACCGCTGAAGGGGAACTTTGACTGGGACGCCCTCCTGGACTCGGCTCTAAGTGGGGAGTTGAGTCTGGACGAAGTCGGCCCGCTAAGCCCCATCCCCCACAGCGCCGAGGACCTCACGGTTGTGGGCACTCACATCAGCCCCATGGAGGTTTCTGTTAGTCTGGATGACAGCGGTCACATGATCACACAGACACCATGCAGCGATCCTGGGAGTCAGGGAGACTTTGATGACGAGACATTCCTTGCCACGGCATTCCTCCAGAACCCGTGgcctgaggaggaagaggatggtgCCAGGGTGGACTTCCTGTGCAGCTCTAGCGAGACCATTGACCAGCTTTTTGACCTTGGGGACCCACTGGCAGGGGACATTGGCAGTAAGATTGAGTCGCTACTATGA